A genomic window from Candidatus Pelagisphaera phototrophica includes:
- a CDS encoding tyrosine recombinase XerC — protein MTSRSKARDSAVEAAPERWRGEWLPPFLEHLSKERRLSDYTVRNYSTAIGRFFGHLEAAGSWNGKLGGVGLRDARDFVIEEQRRVSRVTLRNYVSGLKTFFKFWIRQGKVDRNPLDGLILPKPAKKLPIFLTQQQVLRLLRGPTLLLEQEIIDPFIAWRDRMVLELLYGAGFRVSELVNLKYGDISFEEGVARIVGKGGKSRICPLGKVAMTALRTWKSEYAPETGYSDVVVVGNQGRPWSSRQIQLLLKKYLKLAELPMDITPHKIRHSYATHLLDNGADLRLVQELLGHSKLSTTQIYTHVNLGRLKAVYDRAHPRA, from the coding sequence GTGACGTCTCGAAGCAAAGCGAGGGATTCGGCAGTCGAAGCAGCACCTGAACGCTGGCGGGGAGAATGGTTGCCGCCTTTTTTGGAGCACTTGAGCAAGGAGCGGCGATTGTCTGACTACACGGTCCGAAACTACTCGACTGCGATTGGGCGATTTTTTGGCCATCTTGAGGCCGCTGGATCTTGGAATGGAAAGTTGGGTGGAGTTGGACTTCGGGATGCCCGGGATTTTGTGATTGAGGAGCAAAGAAGAGTGAGCCGGGTGACGCTGCGGAATTACGTCTCCGGCCTGAAGACCTTTTTCAAATTCTGGATTCGCCAGGGAAAGGTCGACCGCAATCCGCTTGATGGGCTCATCTTGCCCAAGCCGGCTAAAAAGCTCCCGATATTCCTGACCCAACAGCAAGTGCTCCGTCTCTTAAGGGGACCGACGTTGCTGCTGGAGCAGGAGATCATCGATCCCTTCATTGCGTGGCGGGATCGGATGGTGCTCGAGCTACTCTACGGGGCGGGGTTTCGAGTATCCGAATTGGTGAATCTGAAGTACGGTGATATTAGTTTTGAGGAAGGAGTTGCCCGAATCGTGGGTAAAGGGGGTAAATCGCGGATTTGCCCGCTAGGAAAAGTGGCCATGACGGCTCTGCGAACGTGGAAATCCGAGTATGCTCCCGAAACGGGCTATTCGGACGTTGTTGTGGTGGGCAATCAGGGCCGTCCCTGGTCTTCTCGACAGATCCAGTTGCTGCTAAAAAAGTACCTTAAACTGGCGGAGCTCCCGATGGATATCACTCCGCACAAAATTCGGCATTCCTACGCAACTCATCTTTTGGATAACGGCGCCGATTTAAGGCTTGTTCAGGAACTCCTTGGACATTCCAAGCTTTCGACAACCCAAATTTACACACACGTGAACTTGGGTCGCCTGAAGGCCGTTTACGACCGAGCTCACCCTCGGGCATAA
- the mazG gene encoding nucleoside triphosphate pyrophosphohydrolase — protein MNAIDELLETMARLRAPDGCPWDREQDHQSIAECLVDECSELLETIDRLDMDHMREELGDVLLQVVFHSQLARESGYFDFEAVAREINDKLIRRHPHVFGEGSLDTSDQALHQWDAIKALEKKNLPQTDSVFKDLPPSLPALMFAVDIFKQIQKKELSTGPLVDRESIQTMADSMDEETAGALLFEVGAACRSKGIDPESALRRYARAVQYETEALATQPTS, from the coding sequence GTGAACGCAATAGACGAACTTTTAGAAACGATGGCTCGGCTTCGGGCACCAGACGGATGCCCTTGGGACCGTGAGCAAGACCACCAGTCCATTGCTGAGTGTTTGGTGGACGAGTGTAGCGAGCTGTTGGAGACAATCGACAGGCTGGACATGGACCATATGCGTGAAGAGCTGGGCGATGTGCTCTTGCAGGTCGTTTTCCATTCACAATTGGCGAGAGAGTCGGGGTACTTCGATTTCGAAGCCGTCGCTCGTGAAATCAACGATAAGCTGATACGCCGCCACCCGCATGTATTCGGAGAGGGTTCCCTCGATACCTCAGATCAAGCACTCCATCAGTGGGACGCCATTAAGGCGTTAGAAAAGAAGAACTTGCCTCAAACCGATTCGGTTTTTAAAGATCTCCCTCCTTCTCTCCCGGCATTGATGTTCGCCGTGGACATATTCAAGCAGATCCAAAAGAAGGAGCTTTCGACGGGTCCCCTTGTGGATCGGGAATCGATCCAGACAATGGCAGATTCGATGGATGAAGAAACAGCGGGGGCACTGCTCTTCGAAGTTGGGGCGGCTTGCCGATCAAAAGGCATAGATCCGGAATCGGCGTTAAGGCGCTACGCACGCGCTGTGCAGTATGAGACGGAAGCGCTTGCCACCCAACCGACGAGCTGA
- the trpC gene encoding indole-3-glycerol phosphate synthase TrpC — MRPNFQPDFLNQTEMDKLTEIMKWKRREIAAEIREVSSNELESSRSDSHPGRFLEALQGPKGLAVIAEIKRRSPSAGEIKKLAAATDQSAKYVEAGADCLSILTDKEYFGGSLADLRSVSEQFKRQELSVPCLRKDFMVHPIQVLEAAQAGASAILIIVRALADDEMKVLREAADHAGLDSLYEIHSESELDRAIAHNARIIGVNNRDLAVFKTDLSFSERLIPQFPTDVLAVSESGIWNQEDARRARAAGAKAILVGEALMKADSTSDLMGAFHSA; from the coding sequence ATGCGGCCGAACTTCCAACCTGACTTCCTCAATCAGACTGAAATGGATAAGCTGACGGAAATAATGAAATGGAAACGGCGGGAGATCGCTGCTGAGATTCGCGAGGTATCCTCAAACGAACTTGAATCGAGCCGAAGCGACTCACACCCCGGACGGTTTCTAGAGGCGCTTCAAGGGCCGAAAGGGCTCGCCGTTATCGCAGAAATAAAGCGTCGCTCTCCATCAGCTGGTGAAATTAAAAAGTTAGCGGCCGCTACAGACCAATCCGCAAAGTATGTCGAAGCCGGAGCAGATTGTCTGTCAATATTAACCGACAAGGAATATTTTGGAGGGTCTCTGGCCGACTTGAGATCGGTAAGCGAACAGTTTAAACGCCAGGAGTTAAGCGTTCCCTGTCTGCGCAAAGACTTCATGGTTCACCCGATCCAAGTTCTCGAGGCCGCCCAAGCTGGGGCTTCGGCTATTTTGATTATTGTCCGAGCTCTTGCGGACGACGAAATGAAGGTGCTGCGCGAAGCAGCCGATCACGCTGGGCTAGACTCTCTTTACGAGATACACAGCGAGTCCGAGCTCGATCGGGCCATCGCCCATAACGCCCGCATCATTGGCGTTAACAATCGGGACCTCGCGGTGTTCAAAACTGATCTTTCGTTTTCCGAAAGACTTATCCCTCAATTTCCGACCGACGTCTTGGCGGTTTCAGAAAGTGGAATCTGGAATCAGGAGGACGCCCGAAGAGCAAGAGCCGCGGGAGCGAAAGCCATTCTCGTCGGCGAGGCTTTGATGAAAGCCGATTCAACCAGCGACTTAATGGGGGCTTTTCATTCAGCTTAG